The Stigmatopora argus isolate UIUO_Sarg chromosome 1, RoL_Sarg_1.0, whole genome shotgun sequence genome segment aaaaaaattatacttaatattaaaaagtcaaaatacaataGAGACAATCAAAGGATTCTGATCAAGTCAAAAGTAAACGCATAAATGTCCTTAAAAGGCCTTGTGAGACAAGTCTTGAAGTTGATTGTGATAAAACGATCTCCGAAATAATATTCAATTCACTAACTCCATCAATCATGATCTTACCCAATTAAAACAGTCAAATCGTACATGTGCACACAGACAAAGGTCCTAAAAGTCAGAAGACAATTAACCTGACAGCACCTCTATCTATGCATACGATCTTTCACAAAGTCGAGGTTTCAATATCACTCTTTAGAGGCTGTAAATTTCTTTCACCAGCCCAAGCCAAACAATATGGCTTTTGACTAACTTTGGCATGGAAATCAAGGGTTTCGGTCAGTGCCACAGAATGCCTTTCCATGCACATAGTACATAGACAACATAACAACGTACACACATTCACTGCATGCAGACCAGCACCGGGGAAACCAAAGCACCTAATGGTCGCACACTAACACACTACTGTATAGTTGAGCTATATGTGTGGGGAATAATATTCATACAATCTGGGTTACGCATTCCCCTGCATAGCGCCTGAGTCAGAAAATAGGTGAATGGCGGAGCTAAAACACCACACTACACGAGGACGAATACCTCATCAAAGTTCTGAATGCTTTCTTCTCCTCTTACTCAGCCCATTGCTGCCCTCAAGGCACTGTGTAGGTGACACCGTAGAATTAAAAACACTTGGACATTGCTTCAATTGAAATCCTCTTCTATATATCACTTTTTGACCTGTCAGTTATCTCTCTTGTCTTTGGCCTACTAGAccttttttctgtctttcttcCTGTCATGGCACATTTGAACCCCACGATTCTTGTACTGAACCCCTCCCTCCCCATCAGTCCATCTGACTGTTAGAAAGTTCTTATTAGAGCCAAGTTAAATGTTATATACAGGCCAGGGACTGACGTTTCTGTGCCAGTCAAATTATGTCAAATCTGCCTGAGCTTGCTGGGTGGGTGATCAGAAATGTTTGGCCCCTCCCCAACAATCAATTCTTAACGCAAGCTCTGCATCTGGATAACTTCCCATTCTTATAGCAAAAGGCAGGTGGATTTCTTTCCACGTTTCTTAGCCTGCAACGCTGCCCGAGTTGCCATCTCAAAGACTTCCCGCACACCATCTTTGGTCTTGGCAGAGCACTCCTGGTAGCCATAGGCACTGATGTGGTTTGCCATCTCTTTGCCAGCTTCGTATCTCACTGGCTCCTGCAAATCATTTTGGGGAGGGACAAGGTTGACGTCTTGTCTATGTCAACAAATCGGAACTAAAAACTCAATAAGATCTTGTAAAATCCTTAACCTGTTTCATCTTTGCAAGCTCCCGTCTGGTGTGCTCGTCATTGCGAAGATCTTTTTTATTACCCACAAGAATGATGGGAACATTTGGGCAAAAATGTTTCACTTCTGGCGTCCACTTTTCAGGAATGTTCTCTGCCATGACACAAACAGCCGTTACACATGCTCCATTTATCTTTCAAATGGTGAGAATACACATTGCACAAACGTACCTAAACTGTCTGGACTGTCTACAGAGAAACACATGAGAATAACATCAGTGTCAGGATAGGAGAGAGGCCTCAGTCGGTCGTAGTCTTCCTGACCCGCTGTATCCCAAAGTGCTAGTTCGACCTAAAATGAGAATTAAAGAAGTTTTATCATCCGAAAATACAAAGATTTAGAAATAcctcatacattttttttaaaagtaaaaatgctaCAATCATCTCTTAGAGACTTCAGAAAAATTCTTGCATTTTTCAACTGAGACCATACACAGCAATAATTAAAACATCATGGGTGGGTCGAAAGGCGTCAGTTTTGGAATGGCCGGCCTATATTCCAGGATCCTTCATCTATAGAGAACAATTGGTGTAACAAAAGAGGGTTGTGTGACAAAGATGGCCCGAGACAGATGAACAGTGACAGGCCAATATTAGACAAGAATGTGACAGCATTCCTATTTCTAAACTTGAGAAACTTAAGTCCCAAGACGTTAGCAGATTTTTATAAAAGTGGATGCCTCAGATATTTTCCAACTTTGTGATGGGATTCGTTGACACCAGGggatttaaaatcatcataattTCTCCAAATTATACATTTTCCCAGTTTAATCTGTGTCATCTGTTTTATTCTCttaataaaatgttgaaatgtggCACTTCAAACTCACTACATTCAGTTTTCATTTACAATTTGTATAGTGTCCCAACTTTTTGGGAATTGTTTTTAACATTTAGAATTCCAAATACAAAATTAAGTATCTCACCTGTTTGCCATCCACTTCAATGTCTGCCACATAGTTTTCAAACACAGTGGGGACATACACCTCTGGGAACTGGTCCTTACTAAAGACAATGAGCAGACATGTCTTCCCACATGCACCATCTCCAACAATGACCAACTTTTTCCTAATAGAAGCCATCTACAGAAAAGATTTTGAGACAAGGTCAGGTGTGGACACGCCTATACATTCCTAGCACTGACAAAATAAGTCAACTTTAAAGCTTACTAATTTCATgcactgattatttttttctattaattcaaatttgtcaggGTTGTTAACAACAGGTTATACATTTTTACTTCGAATTTACAGTACCTTTAAAGGGTCTGGGTATTGAAATAGCCAGCCTGCAGTCCAGAGCACCTATAGAGAACATTTAGCATATTTTAAAGAGAAAGGTGTGACAAAGAAACACGAAGACAGTTGAACAGTGCAAAGCCTGAATTAGATAAGAATGAGACAGCATTCCTATTTCTAAACTTGAGCAACTTGTCTCTTCGGTCACCAGATTGACTATTGCAGATTGTTCTAAGGGGGTTTACCTCACACGTCAAAATAGCTttgtcaaaactttttttttagttgttaaCACCATATAATTTTAAATCAACATATATTCCCCCTTAAAATTATACATTTCCTCCGTTTAAACTTTTGACCTGTCATTTATGTTCTATTCTGAATGCACAATGATATTTGTCACTTCTATATCATTACGCAGTTTTTAACCACAATTTGTATCGCGTCCAACTTTTATGGAATCCGGTTTGCACATTGCGCAAATGTACATTTTATCCGAGGTGCGAATGTAGCTAAACGGTCTAAAAGGGCACAAGTTATCAATATCTTCCTTCTTTAACCATGTTAAACTAGTCTTCGTTAGATGCAATGATCAGACAAAAGTCGCTGTTTTTAAGTTACTACTCAAGGCCATTGACATCCCGTTCCAACGCAAACTAGTGGCATCTGTTGTTTTGCGAACTGTGGGCCCATTTTTATCGCCCGGAGATTGTCAGGATGTGCGGGAATTAAAGTCACTTTCATACGGAAGGTTCGTTCGACATTACAACTCGGTTCGGCGTTACTGTCTTCGAAGTGTACTGAAGCCAGGGCCTGTCAATTCGGCTAACGTTAGCAAGCGGCAAGGCGAATGCTGGGAAGGTGGATATCGCTTCATACGGCATCGGCGTTTACGTTTCAAGACGAGGAAAACATAAAATACTATCGCATCTGTACGCAGTGCCAAATCACAAGCGGCCTGTGAAGTTTGTCAACTGTTGCTTAAAAGAGTTACCGCTTGATGTTTCTGTTTCTGTGTCCGCGTTTCTCTTCTTCCTGGCCGACTTGTTAACTCCACCCATCAaaaatgcgcatgcgcggagGCTTCTCCTACAACTGGTAGTGGGATATCTTCAAGCGTAAAACTGTATTATCCCCTTGTCATATTACGtattacatatttacacaaaGGGTCATGAATTGAAACTTTAGAAAGCATGCTGTGTATACTGCGTACAAGCGTCATCATAAAACCATCAATAAGTCAATCAATACCTTAACACTTTAGACGGCAAGTGACCATTttaggaaattaaaaaaataaaaacataacccAATAAAGACGACAGGTCTcaatcattattatatatttgtaatctttatttattattaataaatacaattaaaaatatatcaaatgtaaataacataaaaaatgattaaatgaaaatgattaaaaacaggaAACAAAACCATGGttgtgtaaatttaaaaaaatctcaaacatTTTAATTCGGTAAAGTGTCACGATCACTTTCCCTAAATAATTTGTGATCAACTAACGTGCTGGTTTTTAAGTTATAGGTGTGTGTATAACTGTGACCTATCAATGGTGTGCCCCACTTCCTGTCCAAAGTCACCTGGTCACTGTTTACCCCTAGCTGTCAAATAAGATTTATGTGCATACACTtgagaacatttattttaaaaaaaaaagtacgccATTCATTTGTCTATTTACACAATCTTCCACAAAATGGTGGcaccaaaatgaacaaaaaatatctAACAATTGTTCGATAGTTCCATGTCCTTGAGATCTTGAGCTGCGGTGGTTGGGTTGGTCAAGAAGAAATCTTGTCATGATAAGATCTTTTCCACAATGTTCATTCTTAGATCTAGGAATTTGCACATTAAGGCATGTCAGTTGTCTCATAACTCACTCTAAAGGGGTCTACTTTCTTGGAGTAATGGTGATGCTCTTGCGCTGGTAGAATAATATGTAGGCTTGATTGGTCTGAAGCTGTGTCTCAGAAACTGATGTCACGCTGTGGGTAGTAAGAGCGTTAAGATGCCAATGTTGCAGTTTTGAGAGAAATAGCCAGTATTATAGATGCATGTAATATATTAATGATAACTAAAATGAACTGATGGACTACATAACAGTTATTGTGTTGAAGTCTCACCTAGAATCATTGTAGTAGCACCATCCTTTATCATCACAACAACAGGCTGTGTAGTGACCCATGTTGACAGTTCCAACGTGGTTACatattgcatataaatcatACAATATTGGTCCTTCAGGGACATACAAAAACAGACATGATTCTTCTCTCGGTTCAGACAAATAATGATGAATCACCATTTGTTCAGCAAGTCATATATTGTTATCCTCCCAACAAcaataaatatctaaatttgAAAGTGATGACAAAGAAACAAGTATTTTCATACTTATCTCTGCTCATAATTAACTCAGTGACAGCCAATCACCACATGCCTGAACATGTACAGGCAAAACAAAATTCTTACCACAGTCAACGGGTCCGTAGGGCCCCAGGTCAAGATTGGTGAGTGGAAAGGACACAAAGGCGGTGCTTTTGCTGATCGACCACCGTGACGTAGTGAAGCGGTTCAGGTCTAATTGAGCATGTTAAGTATCACCGTAGTAGTGTTAATAGTATAAGCACGCATGCTATTTCATAAAGATTTCAATTAAGGATACGTATCACAATAACATGGGGAAACCTCTGGATGGACAACTTCTTGGTACTTTCTGTATGCCTGTTACACCTCTCACACATCTGATTCACACAGCATGTGGAAGAAAGTGGCAAACAAGCAACGAGTGAACTTCTCTTCAATAGCTTGACAACGTACCTACTGTACTCTATGTATAAATCCTCATTTACTCAACAGCGCTGCCTTCATATTTTTAGTGGGAAATGGGTGTGGTTTGCAAGTGGGATAGTGTCTGTTTGACTGGTCTAGTCAACCAACATATGAAAGGAGGCTGTAGTAACATGTGTGGAATGTGGGCTACCATCGTCTTGGTGAAATAAGGAATGCCTCAGCAGTGTGGTTACCATGCATTGTGTTAACACACATGTCTGTGAACATTCACGTCCAATGAGTGAAGCAAAAATGCCACCACTTAAATGTAGATAAAAGACTGTGATTGGTGTTTTTTACTTAGCGGCTATTCCATTCTTCTGAACTGCTCTTTTTTGCTGAAGTAATACTACTGACTGTGTTTGAGCTGGTCGCGGCAAATAGTTAACAAAATACGATACATTTACCCTCAAATTTTGACGTATATTCCGATGCGACTTATCTATGATTTTTATCTTTGTCCAAGGCATTATTGGAGAAGACCGTAGCCGCATTTGAAGCATCAATTTTGAAATTCAGCCCAAACCACCGAAGACTAGACTGACTTGCTGTGTATGTTGTACGTGGCAAAATCAAGCGGACTTGCCAGGCTAGTCTTTTGCCTCATTACAGTATAATTCCTACTCACAGGCGAATTCTCCTTGTCCAATCTCTCCTCCTGAGAGAAAAGGTCCAAACACTCCTTCAATGTCACCTCTCCAGTAGTGCAGCGTTTGGGAATGGGCAGTGAGAGGTCGCAGAAAACATCAAATGTGTTGGAATAGTGGGAGCATATGGAGCAGTGCAGCGAGCTGCGCAACTGGCCCGAGAACAGATCTGTCAAGAGGACAGACGCAGATTGATGTTGCTTACATTGAGGGAAAGATGATGCCCGTGTGTTTCTTACCAACTATCTTGCTGTCATCATGATCTAGGTGCTTTTTCCACGTGACAGCTGCTTCCTCAGAAATCCTGGTGAGGATTTTAAAATGGAGGAAATTAGACAAAAGATACATTTTATGAAGACCACCCTTCATTCACCCACCTAAATCTGGCATATTTTTGCTCTGGGTCCTTTAATGGCCGTCTAATGTAGGGCCTGCGGTTGACTTCAGTGTGTAGCTTTTCTAAAAGGAACCTGAGAAACTCCTGAGCATCCTGTtgactagaaaaaaaataagaggaaaGAACACTAATCAACATACGTTGGATCAGAACCAAATAACTTTCGTTAAACCTAGTAATGCTTATGGCTTTGAGTCTATTCATAATTCAAGGGAAgatttgtgaaaaaaagtggattaaaaaataaacaaaattatgcacacatactttgaagtattttgaactaaaatgtcaataaagAGAAAACACACAACATTTAAAGTATGATTACCTGTAACCGCTGAAGTAAGGCACAGCAtctttgaaaatattgtaaaaCTGTCGAGGATTTACAACAGGGTCCTCTTCTTTTGTATCCCAAAGTCCAGACAATACCTGAGAGAATGCTTATTTTGGAGGATAATAAGAATAACTTACATAGGACACATCAAAACAATGATGGAACATTGAATGAATGAGGGATTTACCTTCTGTAAGTCTTGGCTTCTCCTTGGAAAATTTCTCGTGTTTGTAGGATTTCAGGAGACAGTAGTCCCGCAGTCCACGAGTGTGAGACAAACACTGGACTATTGCATTCAAGAAACACTACGgccagagagaaaaatgaacatTGCGACCCAAATCAtgctttaaaaagtaaaaaaaaaacattacttacAGTATTGCCAATATTTTTAAGACCAGCCCTTCCACTTCCTAATGCAAGAAGCTCCTTCTAAAACAAATGGATGAACAAAAACAGACAAGAATGATGACCAATCATACTAATCTCTTTGTGTCTCAATTCTGTATCATTACTATTTTCCCCCCTGTGCATCTTGCGTTAACCCAAGTATGCCGGTGTGGCTATTTGTGTACACACTAGGACAGATTTAGCTTTCTTATCTCATTAGCAGAACAAGAAAGTCTAAAAGGAGGTCAGTCGCAAACATTCATCCAATTAGAGACACAGCGTGTTGACAGGTCCTTAAACACGCGTGAGCTGCTGTGGTTACTCGCTGCAGTACAGCCGCATACTGTTGCTAAACTAAAACAACAGAAACAACATATCCAGTACACGTTAACGTCTAGAACACACCTCGTTGTCAGCGACCAGCAGAAGCCCCATCAGGGAGGTATAGAGGACAGACTGGGAGATGTCAGCTGCTTCTCTCTGCAAGCCATTCTGGGACACCAAGGTTCGACACAAGGCCTTACAGGATCCTTCCTCGTTGACGCGGTCGGCTCCGGGCATCCTTACGTGTCCACCAACAAGGCTCTCAAGCAGGGGGTTGTTCTTTCACATGCAGGGTGAAGGTGATGGAAAAACTATGGCGGTAGATAATAAGCGTGGCGTCAGATAGAAAGTCAAACCTTCCTAATGAATAAAGTACTGTGGAGTATTATCCCCTTTCTGTATAAATGGGGCTGAAAAACAGGATTAGGTATAAAATGAGTTTCCCCTTGAGAAGTTTTGATCTCAAATAAATCGAGCTGATCCTTCACGActgcaataaataataatgaaagaaaacatgcaaaGCAAATTGAACCATTGTATGACTAAAAATCAAAGTATTGTTTAACCTTTTGACAAATGCTGAACAATACATGCTTTTTTTACCCAATAGAGTTGTGAGCAAATTAACAGAGCGCCAGCTAAATATTGGTAGCCTTggtaaacaaacattttggaCTCACCTCATCACCTGGCCGAGCTTATCTGCGAACAAACAGTCCCGAACTAACTGTTCCCATCACCTGCTGAGGTTTTAAAAATGCATAGGGGTGATGTCTACAgtttcattgtgtgtgtgtgtgtgtaggctaGAAATGAAAGTCTACCCGTCACTGGTGTCAATAGAAAGAGGAAGGCAGAgaagcagagagagagagagagagagtgagaaaaaGGAGAGAGGGGGTAGGATTATCATCTCTAATCTTTTCTCGCTCCTTCTTGTCAAATATACTTTGGCTAAACACCACACCTACGCATCGGATTTAATCAGTTTTGGTCAAgtgtcattttattaaaaaataaaaatgaaaataaaaaataaaaacgtggTAAATGTGCATCCAATGACATTGTTCCAAAACTGTACAAGATACAGCAATTTGCTGAGGTTCTCCAACTGGAAACCAAAGCTTAGAGAACGCCAAGAGGCCTCGCAATGGCGGCCTTCATCACTCAGCGGCTGGTGACATCTGCCATTTCGGCATCACAACTGAGACTGAGGTCGGCAATGTGACACAAGCTGGGGTCGGCATGCGGAGGTGCCAATAGCTGTCTACTGTGGGCTTTCCTATCTCGAGACTGGACCACGGCCTGGCGTAGACACGTGATCCACTGTTGCTTACTGAAGGAGTCATTGGCCTGTAGGCTGTAGGAGTGGGCCTTGGAGCGCCCCCTGCTGCTCACGCGAAAACAGTTCTTCACTATGGGGGCAGAGGGCAAAGTGGGTACGGATAGGCCGCTAAATACTTAcaacgtgcaaaaaaaaaaagtcatcagtTCGCGTACATGTGTGGCCTTACCTTTGTCATTGCCCCCCGTGAAAGCTCCCCTGAACGAACCCCCTCCAGCCGCCTCCCCATCTGGGATCACCTCCAGGTTTAGGGAGGCATTGGGAAGAGGTTGTCTGTAGACTTGGAAAACGTGACCGCCTTCTCGGTCTTCTCCCGGTCTGGTCAGCACCAGAGCCAGCTCAAACAGGAATACATGTAGCCGCTGACACAAAGAGAAAAATACGCacacaaagttaaaaaatatatataattgtgttagttattttaaatgaaaaaaaaagtttaaaaaccaaatttagcatttttaaaaaaatgttgtctgtTTATAAAGTGTAAATGTTTCCGTTCATTAAATAGTCTCACTTTAAAGCCCTGTTTTCAAAAGGTTATTGattcattaacattttaaacatttatatgAAAGAGAAAAATGTGGTGGTGCTTGAAGATGCACTTCCTGCACAAAAGTAGAGACTAAGAAATTGTATGTGTTCCACAGTTTATGTGTCATATTTAAACTGTGATCATATCAGTGATACCGTAACCCACATTACTCATTAAAGTCATAGCACTCTTGCCATGCCCACCGACTGTCCTTCCAACACATACACAAATGCACACCTTTCTCACAAGTTAGAAATTCTTGTGACTACAGTTTGCGCTCACTTAAAAAGATCTACACTAAAGATTGGTTGGGAGTACACTGAAACAAGTTTCTCTAGCACATTGGCTAAATATTGGTTGGAAAACAGTGAGCCAGTAACTCATAATAAGTAGGAATATTTTTACCAGGCCTTTATTGCTCTTGAGCTCGCCATGGCAATAAAGGAAGCGTGACTGTTGGATCTCTGGAAGTCTCTGAAAGTCTTCAAGATAAATGAGGCCGCGCCGGTAAAACTGACACTCAGCCTCGCCCGTCTTTTTGTTCACTTCGGCCACAATGCTCTGGATCACTTCcaactaaaaaaatcaaaaaaatcaaacactttACAAGCAAGAATCTATACAGTGGGCCTCAGAACAGCAAAGATCACACATCTTTATAAACCTAAGAgctaattatttttcaaattaaagaaTTCAAAACACACGTCGATACACACTTCTgaaataacattcattcatctttcatactgCGCATCCTTGTAAGGTTTGGAGcgtttgctggagcctgtccgaGCTGACTTCAGGCGGAAGGCAAATttcaccctagactggtcgccagtcagccgtagggcgcACAGAGACAGACATCCACTtatgctcacaatcacaccgccaccgagtggggatcgaacccagacacccacaccaaagtcaggcggaagaaccactgcaagaTTGAGTGGCTTTTTGGGATAACAAACTTGCTCAAATGACCTTTCAGGTCAAAGCCTATGCAAGGTGACTTAGCCCGCTAAAATTGTTAAAccaaatattacattgtatttaGTGTCGGTTCATATTTACTCACAGCATTAGGCAATGTGAACTCATCGGGGTGCTCAGCCGGTGTGCACTTCTGAATCTCTTTTAGTAAAAGAGGGTATTTCACCAAACGACTTCGAGGGAGATCCAGGAAGTTCCAAAGGTCCAATTTCCTGCTAAACGACGACTCCTGGCACAAGCGCAAGAACTGTTCCACTCGTTTCTCTTGTTTTTTGTGGTCCAGCAGGGCTTTGGCTTCTACCTGGTTACAGCAATATGCGACGTAGGCCTCCAGGCACGGAAACTGCTCAGTGCAAAGAGACGGGGAGAAAAATTCAGGAGCTGAATGCATAGCTaacgaaaaaaaacaactcaaaaattgtaaaatacaCCAACCCAATTCATGAGAGTGGGAGCCACTTCACCCACAGTTTTTTTCGATCCCCTCAGACGTTCAAGACGACTCAGCAGATCTTTTACAGAACAAAATTAGGTGGTTGTAATTTGTGTATTCTCCCTTTAACAACGGTCTTGAATACCAACAGCACACTAACAGAAACAACTATACGTACGTCTGCATGCATTTCACCAAGAGATGTTTCTAATTGTGGTTAGCTACTTTATTTTAGCTACATAACTGCAAACAGACAGGAAGTTGCATGCATGCAGGCTTGTTTAAGTACTCCTCAGTCACAGCCTTTGCCATGTCAAAACAGTATAACACGAGCCTGAAACTCAATTTATGACAAGGGCTGCTCGGAATAAAGACTTGATTGTGTTAAGtacaatgtaatttaaaaaaaaaaatagaaagaaagaaaaaaacatgtcatgtATGAGGGATCACCTTCATGGAGAGGAATAAGAGAATCCAGAGTGCCAAAAATGTGCCTGAGTTCACTCTCGGACATGATGTCCAGCTTCAGCATGGGCTCATAATACACCTAGTGGCAAATGCACAGGATAAGGTCAAATAATGTGTGAGTGTGCAATGGTGTACACAGAGTCATGCAAGGTGATGCTCACTTTAGACAAATACAGATGATTGCATTAGTTGTAACGgtagtttttttcctttgtattTCTCTCAAGCTACACTTTTTCCCAAATCTATAAAAAATCTTCCTATTCACGCTTTGAAAGTAAAAGACAAATTTTACCCCcacttttcatttcaatttttaagtTCAAACAGGCCTTTggtatgagagtgagtgtgaatggttgtccgtatccttgtgccctgcgattggctgcccactgaTTTAGTGtcgcccgtagttagctggtatacccttgtgaggataagcagttcagaaaatgaatgaatgaatgtttctttATTTTAGGAGGATGTCCAAGAATTGGAAATAGATTACATATTCAAGAGTAATAACTTGCAATTATTGTGTACCTTCTTAACAAGACTGAGGTCCTCGATGAGTTGTCGCTCCCCCTCGGTCAGCTCATAGATCACCTGCAGAGTAGGTGCGGAAACATCACACTTACACAAGCACTTGCATAACGTGATGCACAAATGGGCCGACATCAGCTCGTGAGGATGACCGTAGAATAGAAGAAGTTGAGCCTGCTGTTCCAGCTCACATGCTTTCACAAACCCTTCCTTCACCGAGCCATAAATAACACGGCACATTTCCTTAGATTTAGAACTTCGATGAACTATTCCCTCACCTCTTGTCGTCTGATCTCCTTGGCAGTGAGGTTGTGACTATCCACCGTGTCACTCCAACACTGACTGTTACGTCTCCGTGGAAAAGAGGTGCCCTTTGTGCGAGCGCGCATGGGCGGCGTGGGCAAAGGCCTCACCTCTGTCCGAAAACTAATGGAGCGCTGGAAGTGGCAAAATTCAATTGAGGCTATGTCTAACCAGACTTGTAATAATGAGCATGTGACTGCACAGTTACCGAAATGGACTGGCCGATACGTTTGAGAGCGGGGGTCTTCACCGGGGAGATAACCCCCGTTAGGCTGTTTGACTTGACCACTGGTTTGACACGTTTGTTGCTGGGCTCCTACCAGTACAAATGAAGTATGTGAATAATTTCAGttatatgatttttaaaaaaacccaaTAAAAACACCCATGAAGTTAATCAGGTCAGCTCAATGGGCCAAACAACTGATGTGGAAAATTCACCTCTGAGTCATCCATGAGCTGGGGCAACATTTCATCCTCTACTTgcggctcctcctcctcctcctcctcatcatcatcatcatcatcatcattctgGCAAAGAAGGTACATGAATACAGTAGATAGGAAAATTCTGCACACCCCCACTTAAATGACAAGAATTATAATATAAAATTTGAGGCTTGTTACAAACGTCTTAGAATTCATTCACTGCACTCTTGTTTAATGGTGAcagacgtcccatccatttcaactgggacgGATGGCAGTGATCCTTACATGGCACCTGATTTTATTACAATTTCAATTGGCCAACTCCTCATCCACAGGCAACCATAAGTAAACAATCAGCACTAATAcaattaaatttgaaaatcaGGATCCAAGGATTGAGGCTTAGAATACACCTACCTAATTCCAATGTGATCCAAACGCAAATATTggggaaatattttgaaatgatcGTTTTGTTAcatcacaaacacaaacacttttACACTTGATTTTTTgcaccaaaaaataaacaaggcaAACTCAGGAGAGTCAAGAGAGCTCCAAAAAGTGGAACAAGAGCTGTTATGCAGAACAGCCCTCTCATTTCCTGTGTGACTTTCAAAGAGGAAGAATGTTGAAAGTGATCTTGTGTAGTAAAATACAAGAGCAATGTTCACTTCTGGTGTAAATTGGGAtatcaaatgtatttaaaatggcAACATACCCATTCatgatgattaaaaaacataataatcCAACTGAAATTGGCAGAGCGTTTCAGTACTCCCTCACCAACTTATGCATGACTAATATATCCTGGTAACAAAGTCAAAATTAAAGTTAAATAGGCAACTCACCTCTATGATTCGGATTACCGGGTCAGGGGTCAAATGTTGCTTTCGCTTCTTCTAAAACCAGACAATATTGTTTGTAAGTTTGTTTTACTGGAATGT includes the following:
- the arhgef3l gene encoding rho guanine nucleotide exchange factor (GEF) 3, like isoform X2; the encoded protein is MEVEDSYETRTSWSQRAREAQSTSTICDHAKRKQHLTPDPVIRIIENDDDDDDDEEEEEEEPQVEDEMLPQLMDDSEEPSNKRVKPVVKSNSLTGVISPVKTPALKRIGQSISRSISFRTEVRPLPTPPMRARTKGTSFPRRRNSQCWSDTVDSHNLTAKEIRRQEVIYELTEGERQLIEDLSLVKKVYYEPMLKLDIMSESELRHIFGTLDSLIPLHEDLLSRLERLRGSKKTVGEVAPTLMNWFPCLEAYVAYCCNQVEAKALLDHKKQEKRVEQFLRLCQESSFSRKLDLWNFLDLPRSRLVKYPLLLKEIQKCTPAEHPDEFTLPNALEVIQSIVAEVNKKTGEAECQFYRRGLIYLEDFQRLPEIQQSRFLYCHGELKSNKGLRLHVFLFELALVLTRPGEDREGGHVFQVYRQPLPNASLNLEVIPDGEAAGGGSFRGAFTGGNDKVKNCFRVSSRGRSKAHSYSLQANDSFSKQQWITCLRQAVVQSRDRKAHSRQLLAPPHADPSLCHIADLSLSCDAEMADVTSR
- the arhgef3l gene encoding rho guanine nucleotide exchange factor (GEF) 3, like isoform X3, whose translation is MEVEDSYETRTSWSQRAREAQSTSTICDHAKKRKQHLTPDPVIRIIENDDDDDDDEEEEEEEPQVEDEMLPQLMDDSEEPSNKRVKPVVKSNSLTGVISPVKTPALKRIGQSISRSISFRTEVRPLPTPPMRARTKGTSFPRRRNSQCWSDTVDSHNLTAKEIRRQEVIYELTEGERQLIEDLSLVKKVYYEPMLKLDIMSESELRHIFGTLDSLIPLHEDLLSRLERLRGSKKTVGEVAPTLMNWFPCLEAYVAYCCNQESSFSRKLDLWNFLDLPRSRLVKYPLLLKEIQKCTPAEHPDEFTLPNALEVIQSIVAEVNKKTGEAECQFYRRGLIYLEDFQRLPEIQQSRFLYCHGELKSNKGLRLHVFLFELALVLTRPGEDREGGHVFQVYRQPLPNASLNLEVIPDGEAAGGGSFRGAFTGGNDKVKNCFRVSSRGRSKAHSYSLQANDSFSKQQWITCLRQAVVQSRDRKAHSRQLLAPPHADPSLCHIADLSLSCDAEMADVTSR
- the arhgef3l gene encoding rho guanine nucleotide exchange factor (GEF) 3, like isoform X1 produces the protein MEVEDSYETRTSWSQRAREAQSTSTICDHAKKRKQHLTPDPVIRIIENDDDDDDDEEEEEEEPQVEDEMLPQLMDDSEEPSNKRVKPVVKSNSLTGVISPVKTPALKRIGQSISRSISFRTEVRPLPTPPMRARTKGTSFPRRRNSQCWSDTVDSHNLTAKEIRRQEVIYELTEGERQLIEDLSLVKKVYYEPMLKLDIMSESELRHIFGTLDSLIPLHEDLLSRLERLRGSKKTVGEVAPTLMNWFPCLEAYVAYCCNQVEAKALLDHKKQEKRVEQFLRLCQESSFSRKLDLWNFLDLPRSRLVKYPLLLKEIQKCTPAEHPDEFTLPNALEVIQSIVAEVNKKTGEAECQFYRRGLIYLEDFQRLPEIQQSRFLYCHGELKSNKGLRLHVFLFELALVLTRPGEDREGGHVFQVYRQPLPNASLNLEVIPDGEAAGGGSFRGAFTGGNDKVKNCFRVSSRGRSKAHSYSLQANDSFSKQQWITCLRQAVVQSRDRKAHSRQLLAPPHADPSLCHIADLSLSCDAEMADVTSR